The genomic interval CGGTCCGCGGAGGACCTCGGGCGCCGGCGCGCCGTCCACCGCTTCTGGGCCGAGGGCTCGTACGGGCTCATGGGGCGCACCCCCGACCACGTGGCCTCGGTGCTCACCGGCTTCGCGGGCTGGCGGCAACTGTTCGATCGCGGGGGGCGGCAGTTCGGCGACCACGTCGTCCGCTTCTACGAGCGGGCGCGCGACGAGGACCTCTACCTGGCCTACGCCATCGTGCCGCCCCAGATCGACCGCGTCACGCCCGCCCATCAGCATCCCGAGCCCTTCCTGCACCCGGGCGTGGTGAAGGAGACCGACGCGGGCATCGTCATTCGCGGCGCGCACTCGATCGCCACGTCGGTGACGATGGCCGACTGGCTGTTCGTGAGCTACATCACGCCGCTCACCGCGGGCGACGTCGACTACGCGATCTCGGTGGTGGTGCCGGTGAACGCGGAGGGCCTGCGCCTGCTGCCCCGCCGGCCCTACGCCACTCTGGCGACCAGCGTGTACGACTACCCGCTCTCTTCGCGCTTCGACGAGGTCGACACCACCGTGGTGTTCGACGACGTGGCGGTGCCGTGGGAGCACGTGTTCGTGTACAAGAGCGTCGAGCGGGTGACCGCCCAGTTCCACGAATCGCCCGCCCACGTGACCGCGAACTTCCAGTCGCTGGTGCGCTTCGGGGTGAAGCTCGAATTCCTGGCCGGGCTCGCCATGAAGCTGGTCGAGGTCGGGCGCGGGGAGGGGGACGCGGGCACGCAGGCCGTCCTGGGCGGCGACATCGCCACCTTCTGCGCCGCGTTCGACGCGCTGGTGCAGGCGGCCGAGCGCCGTCCGCTCGTCAGCGAGGGCTACGCGCGCCCGCATCCGCAGTACATCTACGCGGGCATGAGCCTGCAGCGACGGCTCATCGTGGACATGTACCGGACGATGCGCGAGCTGGCCGGGGGCGCCTTCCAGAACCTGCCGTCGTCGGAGGCCGCGTTCCGGTCGCCGGAGAGCCGCGAGCCCACCGAGCGGTACTACAAGTCCACCGCGGCCGACGCGCGCGAGAGGGTGAAGCTGCTGAAGCTGATCTGGGACTTTGTCGGCACCGAGTACGGAGGTCGCCAGCTGCAGTACGAGATGTTCTACTCGGCCGCGCAGCCGGTGGTGAACCGCCGCATGTTCCGCTCCTACGACTGGAGCTCGGCCAAGGCCATGGTGGACCGCCTGCTCTCGGAGTACTGACCGCCGCGTCTGCTATGCTCTCGGCGATGACCGACGACGTCCTCGTGATCGGCGCCGGGATCTCCGGCATGTACCAGCTGCACCGGCTGCGCGGGCTCGGCCTGCGGGCGCGGGTGTTCGAGGCCGGCTCGGGCGTGGGCGGCACGTGGTACTGGAACCGCTACCCCGGCGCCCGCTTCGACTCCGAGAGCTGGACCTACGGCTACTCCTTCTCCGAGGAGATCCTGCGCGAGTGGGAGTGGAGCGAGCACTTCGCGGCGCAGCCGGAGACGCTGCGCTACTGCAACTTCGTGGCCGACAAGCTCGACCTCCGCCGTGACATCGAGTTCAACTGCCGGGTCAAGGCCGCGACGTACGACGAGGCGGCCGGGCAGTGGGAGATCGAGAGCGAGGACGGCCGCCGGGCGCGGGCACGCTTCCTGATCACCGCGATCGGGCCCCTGTCCGCGCCGACCATGCCCACCATCCCCGGACTGGAGAGCTTCGGCGGCGAGGCCTATCACACCGGCCGCTGGCCCCACGAGCCGGTGAGCTTCGCGAACAAGCGCGTGGCGGTGATCGGTACCGGGGCCACCGCGGTGCAGGCCATCACCGAGATCGCCAAGACGGTCGGCCATCTCACCGTGTTCCAGCGCACGCCGAACTGGTGCGCCCCCCTGCACAACAGCCGGATCGACGCGGCGACCCAGGCGCGCATCAAGGCGACCTATCCCGAGATCTTCGCGCGGTGCCGCGACTCGTTCGGCTGCTTCATCCACCAGGCCGACCCGCGCAACGCGCTCGAGGTGAGCGCCGAGGAGCGCGAGGCCTTCTTCGAGAAGCTCTACCGCGCGCCGGGCTTCGGCATCTGGATGGGCAACTTCCGCGACGTGCTGATCAACCAGGAGGCCAACGCCACCATCACCGAGTTCATGCGGCGGAAGATCCGCTCGCGAGTGCGCGACCCCGAGGTGGCCGAGAAGCTGATCCCGACCAACCACGGCTTCGGCACCCGCCGCGTGCCGCTGGAGAGCGGCTACTACGAGGTCTACAACCAGCCGAACGTGCGGCTGGTGGACATTCGGGAGACGCCGATCCGGCGCATCACCCCCGCCGGTATCGAGACCGGCGACGGCGAGCGCGAGTTCGACATGATCATCTACGCCACCGGGTTCGACGCCGTCACCGGGTCGTTCGATCGCATCGACATCCGCGGCGTGGGCGGGCAGCGGCTCCGCGAGAAGTGGGCCGCGGGCCCGCGCACCTATCTGGGCCTGCAGATCGTGGGCTTCCCCAACCTGTTCACCCTGGTCGGCCCGCACAACGCGGCGACCTTCTGCAACATCCCGCGCTGCATCGAGCAGAACGTGGACTGGGTGACCGCCCTCATCGCCCACATGCGCGAGCGGGGCTACGCCCGCGTCGAGTCCACCCCCGAGGCCGAGCGCGAGTGGACCCAGCACGTGCACGACACCGGGCGCCGCATGCTCTTCACCCAGGTCGACTCGTGGATGATGGGCATCAACTCCAACGTGGCCGGCAAGGACAAGCGCACGTTCATCGTCTACGCGGGCGGGGCGCCGAAGTACCGCGAGCGGTGCGACGAGGTGGCGGCGCGGGGATACCCGGGGTTCGTGTTCGCGTAGGCCCCGCGCCCCTGCCCTTCACCCTGGCCTTTCCCCGGAGGGGAGAGGGTTCACGTCCAGGCCGAGGGCCACGCGTCCCGCGTAGGTGAGCTGGGCGCTCCCGCGTAGCGCGTGATAGCGGGCGCCCTGGACGTCGCGGAAGAGCCGCTCGAGCCCCAGGTCGCGGTAGAAGCCCGCGCCCGAGGCCAGCTCCATCGCGGCCTCGACGGTCCCGATCGCGGCGCGGCCCGCCACCGCCCGTCCGATCATCACCTCGTTGGTGGTCTCGGTGCCCGGGCGGTCGCGCGCCGCCGCGTCGACCATCTGGCGCAACGCCATCCGCGCGACGGCCAGCTCGTTCTCCATGCGGCCGGCCAGCTCCTGCACGGCGGCGTCGTGGCGTCGGGGCGCCGCGGCGCGCAGGGCGAGGGGGTGGGCGGCCTCGGCCACGCCGACGTAGACCGCGTAGATCAGCGGCAGCGCATGCATGGCGACCACGTGCCACGCGGGGGTCCACCGTCCGGGCGGCCGCCGGAGGCCGACCGCGCTCTCGGGGACGAAGACGCCGTCCAGCACGATATCGTGGGAGCCGGTGCCACGCATGCCGAGCGTCCGCCACGTCTCCTGGATGGCGAGGCCCGGCGCGTCGAAGGGAATCGCGACGTGCAGCACCGTCGGACCGCGCTCCGGGTCGTCGTGGATCGCCATCGTCATGAAGAGGTCTCCCGCCGGGGCTCCGCTCGAGAAGACCTTGCGGCCGCTGATGCGGTAGCCACCGTCCACCGGCTCCGCGCGTCCGGAGCCGGCGATCCAGTCGGAGCCGCCGCTGGTCACCAGGATCGTCTGCTGCGCGGCGATCCGTCGGAGCAGCGGCTCCATGACGCCGCCCTCGTGGCGCCAGCGCCAGGCCGCGATCGCGACCTGGTGCGTGTGCATGGCCAGGGCGAGCGCGGTCGATCCGCAGCACTGCCCGAGCGCGCGCACCATCTCGCACAGCTCGGCGTGGGAGGCGCCGCCGCCGCCCAGCTCGGCGGGCACGCCCGCCGAGAACACCCGGCGCTCGCGGAGATCGCGGTAGTTGTCGGCGACGAAGCCATCCGTGGCATCGTGGGCGGCGGCGCGGGCGGCGAAGCGCGGTCCCAGATCGCGCGCGATCGCGCCCTGATCGAACCGCGCCCGGTCAGCGTTGGGTAGGGCCTGCGTGCTCATCGTTCACCTCCGTCGGTCCGAGGATCCGGGCCCCCGACGTGCTCAGGATGGCAGGGGAGCGGGGGGCCGTCCAAGACCAAAAAATGGACTTGCCGGCGCCCCGGCCGCGCGCCTAGAGTCGGAGCAGCATGAAGGGTTACGGCCAGTTCTGCCCGATCGCCATGGCGTGCGAGACCTTCGCCGAGCGCTGGACGCCGCTGATCCTCCGGGAGCTGCTGGCCGGCGGCCGGCGGTTCAACGAGATCCGGCAAGGCATGCCGCTGATCTCGCGCACCTTGCTCGGCCAGCGCCTGCGCGAGCTGGAGGACGCCGGCGTCATCACCAGCCGGCCGCTGGCCCGCGGGCGCGGACGCGAGTACCTCCCGACTCCCGCGGCCGAGGAATTGCGCGGGGTCCTGGAGCGGCTCGGCGAATGGGGCCAGCGGTGGGCCACGACGCAGTTCGATCCCGAGAACCTGGATCTCATGCTGCTCATGTGGAACGTGCGGCGGCGGATCGACTTTCCGCGTCTGCCTCGGCATCGGGTCGTCGTGCGGTTCGACTTCCGCGCGTTCCCGTCGCGGTGCCGGTCCTTCCGGACCTCCTGGCTGATCCTCCAGCGCGGCGGGTCGGACGTGTGCCTGAAGGATCCCGGCTACGACGTGGATCTGGTGGTCTCCGCGGACGCGGGCGCGATGGCCCGGGTCTGGACCGGCGCGCTCCCGTTCGCCCAGGCGGTGCGGGAGGGCGGTCTCCGGATGGAGGGGCCCCGCGAGCTCGTCCGCGCGTTTCCGACGTGGCTGCTCCTGAGCCACTTCGCCCACGTCGAGCGTCCTCCGCGGGCAACTCTGACGGCCTCTCGCGTCAGCTGATTCCCGCTGGCCCGCGCCGGAGCACGCGTCCCGGCAGGGCGCCGGTGTGCTCACCCGAATCGACGACGACGATTCCGTTCACCACGACGCTCCCGATCCCGTCCGGGTAGCGATGCGGGTCCTCGTAGGTGGCGCGATCGGTGATCGCGGCCGGGTCGAACGTCGTGATGTCAGCTCGGTAACCCTCACGCAGGAGCCCACGATCCACGAGCCCCAGCACGCGAGCCGATGCCCCGGTCATCTTGTGCACGGCCTCGGGGAGCGAGAGCAGGCCGAGATCCCGCGCGTAGTGGCCAAGAACTCGCGGGAACGTCCCGTAGAAGCGCGGATGGGGCCGTCCCTGTCCGGCCACGCTCTGCGGCGCGACCGCGCGGCCGTCCGAGCCGACCAGCACCGCCGGCGAGCGAAGAAGAGACTGCACGTCGGCCTCGTCGATGGAGCAGACGACCACGAAGGTTGCGCCCGCGTCCGCCTCGAGGAGATTGCACACCAGATCGATCGGCTCCATCCCGGCGTCACGTGCGAGTGCGGCGATGCTGCGGCCGGCGTCTCCGGAGCGCGTCCGCGACGTGCTGACGCTCACCGCGTCCCACGAGGCGATCCGCCCGAAGCTCGTGAGCCCGCGCTGGTCGATCTCGCGGGCGAGACGCCGACGCACGGCCGGATCACGAAGCCGGCCGAGCATCGCCGGAAGGCCGCCCGCCTGAACCCAGAGCGGCAGGAGGTTCCGCAGCGGATTCGCGGCGCACGTGTACGGGTAGGCGTCGCAGACGACGCGGACCCCGCGACGGCGCGCGGCGTCGATCTCGGCGAGCAGCCGCGGGGCCCGACCGCGATTGTCGAGTCCGGACAGCTTCAGATGGGCGATTTGGACGTCTACTCCTGAGGTCTCCGACGCGTCGATCGCCTCCCGGACCGCCTCGAAGATCCCGTCCGACTCGCTGCGCAGGTGGGTGGCGTAGGCTCCGCGATGTTGCTTGACCACGCCGAGCAGGCGGAGCACTTCGTCCGGCTTGGCGAAAGAGCCGGGCGCGGTGAAGAGGCCGGAGGAGAGCCCCCGCGCGCCCGCGGCCAGGCCCTCGGCCAGGAGCCGCTGCATGAGGGCCATCTCGCCGTCGGTGGGCGCGCGATCGTCCATGCCCACCGTCATCAGCCGGAGCGTGTTGTGACCGACCTGCATGATCGTGTTGATCGCGGTCGGCGGGAAGGTGTCCATGTACTCGGCGAAGGTGGTCTCCCGCGTCTCGATCCACGGGGCGAACCCGGCGAGGTATTCCTGGAGCAGACCGGCTCGGCCCGGGGTGACCGGCGCCAGCGAGAACCCGCAGTGGCCGACCACGTCGGTGGTTACGCCCTGCAGGATCTTGCTCTCCGCTCGCGGGGCGTAAGGCAGCGTGAAGTCGGAATGCGTCTTGATGTCGATGAACCCGGGCGCGACCACTTGCGCCGTCGCGTCGATCACGCGGCGGGCCGGTCCCGAGTGTCGCGTCGTGATCGACGCGATCCGGCCGTCGCGCACCGCGAGATCGCCCGGGACCGGCGCCACCCCGGTGCCGTCCAGGATCATGCCGCCGCGGATGACGAGATCGTCCACCGATGACTCAGCGGTCAGGCGCGAGGGCGGAAGGCGGGCATGACCTCGCGCGCGAAGCGGGCGAGCTGCTCGATCATGAGATCGCGCGGGGTGCCGATGGCCCAGCCGATCATGACGTGGTCGAGCCCGGGATAGCGGCGCTCGATCTCCTTCAGGTACGCGACGATGTCGGCGGACGGCCCGCACAGCCACGAGCGGTTGCCGACCCCGTTCTCGAGGGTGGCCGAGGTCGGCGATTGGGGCCGGCGGGCCGCCACCGCGCGGACGTGCTCCTCGCTGTAGCGCAGCATGCCGAGCGGTGCCATCACCTTGGCGTGCTCCTCGAAGTAGGGGCGCGCGCGCTCGATGGCGGCCTCCACCGTGTCGTCGATGCACATGCGGAAGCCGAGGATCAGGTCCTCGCCGAGCGCGAGGTCGCGCCCGTGGCGGCGCGCCGTCTCCTGGTACTCGCGCGCCCAGCGCTGGACCAGCTCTTCCGCGGTGGCGGAGATGATCCCCTTGATGCGGTGGCGGGCCATGAACTCGAGGCCGCGCGCCCCGCCGCTCACGATCGGCTGCCAGACCTCCACCGGCCGGCGGAGCGGACGCGGCACGAGGGTGATCTCCTTCAGCGCGTAGCCGCGATAGGGCACGTCGGGCGGGATCGTGTAGCGCTTCCCGCGGTGCGAGAAGGAGTCCTCGCGGAACGCCTTCAGGATGACCTCCACCTGCTCCTCGAAGAGCTCGCGGTTGGCCTCGGCGTCCAGCATCGGGTTGCCGAACGTCTCGACTTCTCGACTGTGATAGCCACGGCCGACGCCGAAGACCACGCGACCGTTGGTGAGGATGTCGGCGACCGCGTAGTCCTCGGCGAGACGGAGCGGGTGCCACGTGGGCACCACGTTGAAGGCGCAGCCGATCTTCACGCGCCGCGTGCGATGGGCCAAATCCACCGCGAGCATGGGGATGCTCGGGATGCATTCGAAGCCCTCGTGCTGGAAATGATGCTCGGCCAGCCAGAGCGTCTCGTATCCGAGGGTGTCGGCGGCCCGGGCGAGCGCGGCGGCGGTGTCGAAGGCCTCGGCGAGGCGCTCGTTGGGATACCGGCGGTCGTCGGCGGGCGTGCCGTCGAGCCCGCACCGCTCCAGCTCGATGTGGCCGACGTACAGGGTCGAGAAGCGGGTGATCAAGCGGGTCGCTCCGGCTCGGTCACGTCGTCCCGGGTGAAGCCGGTGACCCGCTTGTACTCCTCGGAGAAGCCCCGAAGCTCGGCACGCGAGATGTAGCGGTCGAGGTCGTCGAACGGCGCGTCGCCGACCAGCTCCTCCACGCGGCGGATGAGGTAGTCGGGCGGCTGCTCGCGGTTGGTGCGGACGACGCGCGCGGTCGGACCCGAGCGCGCGGCCTCGTAGGCGGCGAGCGCGGCGGCCGGGTCGCCGCCGGCAGCCAGACGGTCGGCGAGGGCGCGCGCGTCGAGAATGGCCTGCGCCGCGCCGTTGGAGCCACGCGGGTACATCGGGTGCGCGGCGTCGCCCAGCAGGGTGACGCGGCCGAAGGTCCAGCGATCGATGGGATCGCGATCCACCATCGGGTACTCGAAGATGACGTCCGAGCGGCGGAGCAGGTCGGGGATGTCGAGCCAGTCGAACGTCCAGCCCGCGTAGATCGGGAGGAAGTCCTCGAGCCGGCCCGGCTTGTTCCAGTCGTTGCGCTCGTAGCCGGGCTGGGCGACCTGGGACGTCCAGTTGATGAGCTGCCGGCCGTCGCCGTCCACGTCGTCGGCGATCGGGTAGATGACCAGGTTGCCGCGCTGGATCGAGCCCACCCGCACGTAGCTGCGCCCGGTCAGGAACGGCTTGGCCCGCGTGACGCCGCGCCAGGTGTTGATGCCGCCGAAGCAGAGCGGATCGTCCGGATAGAACTGCCGGCGCACCGCCGAGTTCACGCCGTCGCAGGCGACGACCACGTCGGCGGTGATGGGCTCGCGCGCCGCGCCGGTCTGCGTGGAGCGGAATCGCAGCGTCACGCGCCCGCCGCTCTGCTCGAGGCCGACGCAGTGGTGATCGCTGACGAGGCGCTCCGCGCCGAGGCGCTCGACCGCCGCGCGCCAGAGGGTCAAGTGCACCCGCCCTCGATGGATGCCGACCTCGGGGACCGGATAGCCGGCGATCCGGCCGCGCGGCTCGGAATAGATGAGCTGGCCGAAACGGTTGAAGAAGCAGCTCTCGCGATTCTCGATGCCCTGGCTCGCCAGCGACTCGCCGAGCCCGAGCGCGGTCAGCACCCGCATGGCGTGTGGCAGGAGTGTGATGCCGACGCCCAGCTCCCGCACCTCGGGAGCGCTCTCGTACACCCGGCAGGCGAGGCCGCGCTGATGGAGCGCGAGCGCCAGGGTGAGCC from Candidatus Methylomirabilota bacterium carries:
- a CDS encoding 4-hydroxyphenylacetate 3-hydroxylase N-terminal domain-containing protein gives rise to the protein MRRGADYLASLRDGRVVVLDGQRVGDVTRHPAFAESTRRIAERYDAAAEAPDVTTCVDPASGRRIGAMWLIPRSAEDLGRRRAVHRFWAEGSYGLMGRTPDHVASVLTGFAGWRQLFDRGGRQFGDHVVRFYERARDEDLYLAYAIVPPQIDRVTPAHQHPEPFLHPGVVKETDAGIVIRGAHSIATSVTMADWLFVSYITPLTAGDVDYAISVVVPVNAEGLRLLPRRPYATLATSVYDYPLSSRFDEVDTTVVFDDVAVPWEHVFVYKSVERVTAQFHESPAHVTANFQSLVRFGVKLEFLAGLAMKLVEVGRGEGDAGTQAVLGGDIATFCAAFDALVQAAERRPLVSEGYARPHPQYIYAGMSLQRRLIVDMYRTMRELAGGAFQNLPSSEAAFRSPESREPTERYYKSTAADARERVKLLKLIWDFVGTEYGGRQLQYEMFYSAAQPVVNRRMFRSYDWSSAKAMVDRLLSEY
- a CDS encoding NAD(P)/FAD-dependent oxidoreductase: MTDDVLVIGAGISGMYQLHRLRGLGLRARVFEAGSGVGGTWYWNRYPGARFDSESWTYGYSFSEEILREWEWSEHFAAQPETLRYCNFVADKLDLRRDIEFNCRVKAATYDEAAGQWEIESEDGRRARARFLITAIGPLSAPTMPTIPGLESFGGEAYHTGRWPHEPVSFANKRVAVIGTGATAVQAITEIAKTVGHLTVFQRTPNWCAPLHNSRIDAATQARIKATYPEIFARCRDSFGCFIHQADPRNALEVSAEEREAFFEKLYRAPGFGIWMGNFRDVLINQEANATITEFMRRKIRSRVRDPEVAEKLIPTNHGFGTRRVPLESGYYEVYNQPNVRLVDIRETPIRRITPAGIETGDGEREFDMIIYATGFDAVTGSFDRIDIRGVGGQRLREKWAAGPRTYLGLQIVGFPNLFTLVGPHNAATFCNIPRCIEQNVDWVTALIAHMRERGYARVESTPEAEREWTQHVHDTGRRMLFTQVDSWMMGINSNVAGKDKRTFIVYAGGAPKYRERCDEVAARGYPGFVFA
- a CDS encoding acyl-CoA dehydrogenase family protein, which gives rise to MSTQALPNADRARFDQGAIARDLGPRFAARAAAHDATDGFVADNYRDLRERRVFSAGVPAELGGGGASHAELCEMVRALGQCCGSTALALAMHTHQVAIAAWRWRHEGGVMEPLLRRIAAQQTILVTSGGSDWIAGSGRAEPVDGGYRISGRKVFSSGAPAGDLFMTMAIHDDPERGPTVLHVAIPFDAPGLAIQETWRTLGMRGTGSHDIVLDGVFVPESAVGLRRPPGRWTPAWHVVAMHALPLIYAVYVGVAEAAHPLALRAAAPRRHDAAVQELAGRMENELAVARMALRQMVDAAARDRPGTETTNEVMIGRAVAGRAAIGTVEAAMELASGAGFYRDLGLERLFRDVQGARYHALRGSAQLTYAGRVALGLDVNPLPSGERPG
- a CDS encoding winged helix-turn-helix transcriptional regulator; the protein is MKGYGQFCPIAMACETFAERWTPLILRELLAGGRRFNEIRQGMPLISRTLLGQRLRELEDAGVITSRPLARGRGREYLPTPAAEELRGVLERLGEWGQRWATTQFDPENLDLMLLMWNVRRRIDFPRLPRHRVVVRFDFRAFPSRCRSFRTSWLILQRGGSDVCLKDPGYDVDLVVSADAGAMARVWTGALPFAQAVREGGLRMEGPRELVRAFPTWLLLSHFAHVERPPRATLTASRVS
- a CDS encoding D-aminoacylase; translation: MDDLVIRGGMILDGTGVAPVPGDLAVRDGRIASITTRHSGPARRVIDATAQVVAPGFIDIKTHSDFTLPYAPRAESKILQGVTTDVVGHCGFSLAPVTPGRAGLLQEYLAGFAPWIETRETTFAEYMDTFPPTAINTIMQVGHNTLRLMTVGMDDRAPTDGEMALMQRLLAEGLAAGARGLSSGLFTAPGSFAKPDEVLRLLGVVKQHRGAYATHLRSESDGIFEAVREAIDASETSGVDVQIAHLKLSGLDNRGRAPRLLAEIDAARRRGVRVVCDAYPYTCAANPLRNLLPLWVQAGGLPAMLGRLRDPAVRRRLAREIDQRGLTSFGRIASWDAVSVSTSRTRSGDAGRSIAALARDAGMEPIDLVCNLLEADAGATFVVVCSIDEADVQSLLRSPAVLVGSDGRAVAPQSVAGQGRPHPRFYGTFPRVLGHYARDLGLLSLPEAVHKMTGASARVLGLVDRGLLREGYRADITTFDPAAITDRATYEDPHRYPDGIGSVVVNGIVVVDSGEHTGALPGRVLRRGPAGIS
- a CDS encoding LLM class flavin-dependent oxidoreductase gives rise to the protein MITRFSTLYVGHIELERCGLDGTPADDRRYPNERLAEAFDTAAALARAADTLGYETLWLAEHHFQHEGFECIPSIPMLAVDLAHRTRRVKIGCAFNVVPTWHPLRLAEDYAVADILTNGRVVFGVGRGYHSREVETFGNPMLDAEANRELFEEQVEVILKAFREDSFSHRGKRYTIPPDVPYRGYALKEITLVPRPLRRPVEVWQPIVSGGARGLEFMARHRIKGIISATAEELVQRWAREYQETARRHGRDLALGEDLILGFRMCIDDTVEAAIERARPYFEEHAKVMAPLGMLRYSEEHVRAVAARRPQSPTSATLENGVGNRSWLCGPSADIVAYLKEIERRYPGLDHVMIGWAIGTPRDLMIEQLARFAREVMPAFRPRA
- a CDS encoding flavin-dependent oxidoreductase produces the protein MDIAIVGGGIGGLTLALALHQRGLACRVYESAPEVRELGVGITLLPHAMRVLTALGLGESLASQGIENRESCFFNRFGQLIYSEPRGRIAGYPVPEVGIHRGRVHLTLWRAAVERLGAERLVSDHHCVGLEQSGGRVTLRFRSTQTGAAREPITADVVVACDGVNSAVRRQFYPDDPLCFGGINTWRGVTRAKPFLTGRSYVRVGSIQRGNLVIYPIADDVDGDGRQLINWTSQVAQPGYERNDWNKPGRLEDFLPIYAGWTFDWLDIPDLLRRSDVIFEYPMVDRDPIDRWTFGRVTLLGDAAHPMYPRGSNGAAQAILDARALADRLAAGGDPAAALAAYEAARSGPTARVVRTNREQPPDYLIRRVEELVGDAPFDDLDRYISRAELRGFSEEYKRVTGFTRDDVTEPERPA